A region of the Pricia mediterranea genome:
AGCAACAACATCAATCCTGAAAACCTTCGACGGCATCGCCCAAATCGTAGACTTCTACGTCCTTAATCCGTTTTAAAAGGATGCTGCTCGCCGCTGCGCTCCGATATCCGCTCGAACAATGAACCACCACTGGTTTGTTCGTTGGTATTTTCGCTGCGGTATCGCGCAACTTGTTTAATGGATGGGATAATGCGCTTTCAAAAATTTTCCCTTCGTTAACCTCACTTTTGTTCCGAACATCCACAATTGTATAATCATCGGGCTGCTCTTTAAAATGTTGAAGGTTCAGTTCTTTGCTTTTTACCAAGTCTTTCTTTTCTAAGGTAATGACCGATATGAGCTGTGCTTCATAACCGATTTTTGCGACTCGATCAAGAACGGATCCCAAAGTTGCTGGTTCGTCGATGACCAAATGAAATTCTTCCTTCGGTTCAACAATGGAACCCAGCCAAGTCTCGAATGGATTGTCCTCCGAGGCAGCCTGTACATTTATACTGTCTTGAAGATGTCCGTCCTTAAATAGCTTTGCCGACCGTGTATCCACAATTAGACCTTTTTTGGATTCATGCATTTTAAAAGGAACCTTCGCAATGGCTTGCCGTACATTTTTTGCACCGGATTTATTGATATCCACGTTAAATCCGAAATAAGAGGGAATAAAAGGTGGATTGTCCAAAATCATATCAATGAATTCCTCCTTGGTCTGCTGCTTGAAGGCCCAGTTATCTTTTCGTTCATCGCCCAATGTGCTGCTACTATCCTCACTTAAATTCTTGCCACAGAGCGAACCGGCACCATGTGCCGGATATACCACCGCATCATTGGGCAGGTGGCTGAATTTGTCTTGTATGGTCTCATACATCATCTCAGCGAGGTCTTGTCGTTTGGCGGTAATATTACCCGCTTTTTCGCGCAAATCTGGGCGTCCCACATCGCCTATGAACAAGGTGTCGCCGGTAAACAAAATCGTTTCATAGCCTTCTTCGGCAACTAAGGTAATACTATCGGGCGAGTGCCCGGGAGTATTGAGGACTCGCAGCCGTATATTGCCGATTTTGACAGTATCGCCTTCATCAAATGGTTTGTAGGGGTAATCGGCCCCCGTCTTCTTACTGGTATAAATCGTTGCTCCTGTTTCTTCATGGATTTGTAGATGTGAACTCACAAAATCGGCATGCGGGTGCGTTTCGAAAATGGCGATTATTTTTGCATTTTGCTCTTTGGCATAACTATAATATTGCATCGGATCGCGTTCTGGGTCAATAACAGCCATTTTCCCTTGGCTTACCAGCGCATAGGAATAGTGTGCCAGTGGTTTGTATTCAAATTGTTTTGTTTTCATTTTTAGGTTCTTCGAGACATATCTGTACCAAAAACCGAGTTGGTACAGTGATTTTAATCTTCACTTTCAAATTGATTATAATTCGGCTTTGAATGCATTATTCAATATTTTCCCTGAACCAGAAGCATTTTGAGCAAGATAATGTTCAAGGTATATGATAAGGCAACGCTTTAAAATAGAGTTTTGAGTAGGTATCGTTTATCGCAAATGAGTTGATTTTTAATGTGATGACACTACTTTAAAAACTATCAATACAGTATCATGGTACAGGAAAACTTATACCGAACCACTGAATTAAAAATCAATCATAATCTTCAATTACGATTTTCTCGGCAGCAACACCTAAACTTTTTAAATCCTCAGTAACACTCTTTGTCATTTCCGGTGGGCCGCAAACATAGAAATACTGTGAAAAATCTGCTATAGTAGATTTCAAAAAGTCTTTGTCTATATGGCCCGTGGGATACTTTTGAGTTTCTTCTTCAGAAAGGATGTTCATAAATCTACTTCCAAGCAAAGTCTCAAATTCTTGCTTAAGAAAAATATCCTTTTCTGTTTTATTGGCAAAAATCAATGAATTATGATTCATTTCGTTTTGATATTCCAACGACTTGAAAATTGCAATAAATGGAGTTACCCCAGCACCACCGGCTAAAAAAGTACCTTTTCCCTTAAACTGGATAGCTCCGAAAACCTCTCCTAGAATAAGTTCGTTCCCTATTTTCAGTTTTGAGAGCTTTTCGGTTACTCCGTCATGTGAGGGATATACTTTAATAGTGAACTGCAAATCGTTTTCCCTTGGCAAATTGGTAAATGTAAAAGGTCTCTTCTCTTCCTTCCAATCCTTTTGGTTAATTGCTATTTCAGTGGCCTGTCCCGGCTCAAAATCATAGTTTCTTGGCTTTTCCGTAACTATTTGCAGAACATTATAATTGATGAATCCTATGGACTTGATTTTTACGATGTGTTTTTTCATTTCTCCAGTCTTCAAATTTTTTTTCCAATTTTTAAAAATTTCATTTGGAAGATAGGTTTTGAAAAAAATCAAGATTGATTGTATTCATCTAATTGTTGACGCACAAAAATGTATCTATCAGGTAGATACTTTGCAATTGAGGTTAATTTGAATTTAAACATTCCGCTTTAAACCCCACTTTTTGCAAAACCGATTTTACATCTTCCTCGGTTACACCATCGCTTTCAATGGTTAGGATTTTATCAGGATTGGCGGTATCTACTTCCCAACTTTCTACACCGTCTTGTTTGTTTAAAAAAGGGGTTACTTTTGATACACACCCACCACAATTGATATTTGTTTTAAATTTTAAAGTTTTCATAGTATTGAATTTATTTATTATTAAAGTTTTACTCGTTTAAGTCTTAAGCTATTTGCAACTACAGACACACTACTGAATGCCATTGCAGCACCTGCTATCATCGGATCCAATAAAAAACCATTTACGGGATACAGAACTCCCGCTGCAATTGGAATACCGATGATGTTATAAATAAATGCCCAGAACAGGTTCTGACGTATGCCCAAAACGGTTCTTTTTGATAGTTCCAATGCTTTTGGGATGAATTGTAAATCTGATGTTATCAAGGTCATTTTTGCTACATCCATTGCTATGTCCGAACCTTTGCCCATTGCAATACTAACATTGGCTTGCGCCAATGCGTGCGAATCGTTGATACCATCGCCCACCATTGCTACTATCTTCCCATCCGCCTGTAATTTTTCGACAAAAGCCGCTTTGTCCGAAGGCATTACTTCGCCTTGATAATTTGTTATTCCTACCTGATGTGCCACGGCAGAAGCCGTTTTATTGTTATCTCCCGTGAGCATATAGACCTCAATGCCTCTTTCTTGAAGCTTAGCTATGGCTTTTTTTGAAGTTTCTTTAATCTTGTCTGCAATGGCCAGTATCGCAAGCACTTGATGTTCGTTAGCAAAGAATATGACCGTTTTTGCTTTCTCTTCGAGGCTTTCTGCTGTTTGCATTAAAGAAGCGTCGATTTGAATATTCTTTTCGACCATTAGTTTATGGTTGCCCACATAATATTTTGAACCGGTCTCCGATTGCGCCTTTACGCCTTTTCCTGTAATGCTTTCGAAGGAAGTAATTTCTGCTTGTTCAATATTTTCCTCTTTTAAATAGGTAATGACCGCTTCTGCCAAAGGATGCTCTGATTGTGCTTCGATAGCCAAAAGAATTTCCTTGTATTCATTTTTATTTTCAAGCATATCGTTCCAGAGTATATCGGTTACCAATGGTTTGCCTTCTGTAATCGTACCCGTTTTATCAAGGATTACTGCATTCACTTTATGGCCGAGTTCTAAACTTTCGGCATCCTTTATCAAAATATTGTTTTCAGCTCCCTTGCCGATACCCACCATTATGGCGGTAGGTGTTGCCAAGCCCAAGGCACAGGGGCAAGCGATAACCAACACGGCTACAGAGGTCAATAGGGCTTGTGAAAAAGCGTTATCGCCTCCTACTGACATCCAGACGATGAAGGTGACAATGGAAATACCCAATACCACCGGAACAAAAATACCTGCAATCTTATCGACCAGTTTTTGAACGGGTGCCTTACTCCCTTGCGCTTGCTGAACCATTTTAATGATTTGGGAAAGCAGGGTTTCCCCGCCTACTTTTTCAGCGGTAAACTGAAAGCTTCCTTTTTGATTAACGGTACCAGCGAATACCTTTTCCCCTTGGGATTTCTGAACTGGAACGGGTTCTCCCGTAATCATACTTTCATCTACATACGAGCTCCCCTTGGAAACTTCGCCATCCACAGGAATCTTTTCTCCGGGACGTACCAAAATGGTCTGACCAACTTGTACAGATGAAATAGGGATTTCCTTCTCTTCCCCATTCTCAATAATTTTAAGGGTTTTAGGCTGAAGCCCCATTAGTTTTTTAATGGCTGAAGAGGTATTTGATTTTGCCTTTTCTTCCAATAGTTTCCCCAAGGAAATAAAGGTGATAATCACGGTAGCCGCTTCGTAATATACGTGAGGTTCGATACCGCGACTTAACCAAAATTCAGGAAAAAAGGTATTGAAAACACTAAAGAGGAAGGCAATTCCGGTACTCAACGTCACCAAGGTATCCATATTTGCTTTACCGTGTTTGGCCTGCTTTAACGCATTGATAAAAAAGCTACGCCCGAACCAAAAAAGAATAGGAAAGGCCAATACCAAAGAAATCCATTTGCCTGGTTCCCATTGCATATAGAACATTCCCAATACAAAAATGGGAAGGGTAAGTATGGCCGACCAGATGGTTCGGTTTTTTATGTCTTGATAATGTTTTTGCTGTAATTCTTGTTGTACTTCTGAAGGATTCTCCGCATCAATGATAATGTCATAACCCACTTCGCGAAGTGCATTTTGAAGTTGATTAGGGTTCAACCCCTCATCATACTCTATCAAAACAGAACTGTTCGCGAAATTGACGTTTGCGTCAAATACTCCCTCGGTATGTTTTAATACAGATTCAACACTCGCTGCACAAGAGGCACAGGTCATTCCCGTAACCGGAAATGATTCTTTCACAACCTGTTTATGATTCTTCTTTTTAGTTTCAAACATGTCGATTGTCTCCATAAATCCGTTCTTATTTGTATGTTACAAATTTCAGGATTAAAAGACTGTAATGTGTTACGTTATATGCTGAATGATTTGTAGAATTTGCTTTTCACGAATTATTACTAACCAATTGGAATAAGTCGTTTTCGATTTATGCCTCTTATCATCACAATGGGAACGTGTCTATGGGTTTTTAGTATTTGTAATCAAATACCCTTTTGATTGGATGACCTTTTTTATCTCATTGATATTCGTTTTAGTGGTATCAAATACTATAATTGAAGTCTCTTCTTCATAAGACGTAGAAACATTTGTAACCCCGTCAATTTCATTTACAGAATGGTTGATATTTTCTTCACAACCCGAGCATACCATCCCTTCAATATTCAACTTTATGGATTGAATATCGGTGTTGTTTGTTGCAACAATTCCTACTTTCTCTGTTGAATAAAATATTTGCGGATAATAAGAAACCAATGTCATTACAACAACAAACACTGTAACCAACCACAAATAGAATTTTGATTTAAAAAATGATGGCTTAGCAGTATCACAGCTGCCACAATCAACCTTCTTTTTTTTATAAACTTGATAAAAAGCAAAGCCCAATGACAAAAAGGCAATTCCTAACAAATAAGGTTTTAGGGCAATGAGCCAAGAGAAATACACCGAGCTACCACTAATCCCAGCAACTCCTGTCAACAGTAGTGGTCCCCAACAGCAAAGCTTTAGAGAAACTGCTGAAAATACAGCAGTTCCCAAAGATACTTTTTTGTTCCATTTAGCAATTGCCATACCTAACAACTTCCTATGCCTTCGTTTACCAAATCATCTTTTGTGATTTCGATGTTGGTGCAGCAATTCAGTAGTTTTCCGTCAACAGCAATGGCGGGAACTCTTGTAACCCCATATTCGTTCATTTTTGAAACACAGATTTTACTTTCGCATTGCTCGGACAGACTATGAAGTATGATTTCGCAGTCCTTTCCTGCTGTCTCATTTACTAATTGTACCACAGGCTCGCATACTGGGCAACCTGCTGTAAAAATCTCGATTTGTCGTTTCATCTTATGTTATGTTTAAATTAATAATGGAACAAAGATGAGAACGTGAGGTAGGGGGTCACCAAACTTTTTTTATCCTTTTTTTTCGTTGTAGTTTTTTAATCTGGTTTCAATGGTTTGAATTTCTTTTAAGCGATTGGTCAAATCGGATAATTCCAAATTGGGAAATTCACTTTTTAAATATTCAATTTTATCTTCATTGCCACAATTTCCAGGGCAAGAATCCACGGCCTTTACTATTCCAATAGCAAGAGCTTTTCTGTAAACCTCATCCAACAGTAAGTAATGTGCTTTTTGAATGCCCTTATCAATGGATTTGAACTGTATGTTTATTTGTTCGGGGTCTTTTCCCTCATCAAGCATTTTAACAATGCCGTTTAATTGACCGCTCAAAGTTTTTAATCTGGATTTAATATCCAAGATTAAATCAGCAGGTAATTTATGCTGTTCTATATTCATAATTTGTCAATTATAATGTTTAGCAACAACCTGAATTATTACAACTTTTATTTTCTTGAATCGGTGGGCAGGCCACAGTCCCATAAGAGCAAAACACACAACAATCCCCTTCTTTTGGTTTGAGTATTTGTTTGCAATTCTCACATTCATAGAAGAATTGACAGGCCGTGGTTGGCATTTCTTCAGCCTTTTTGTGGCCGCATTCAGGGCAGGTAATCGTAGATTTTAGTATAGTAGCTTCCATAAATATTAATTAGAGCATATAGGTTAGGTCAGATGCCATTGTAGGGTATGAAAATATCATTGTCCGCAAATCGCTTATGGTCATCTTGGTCTTTATCGCCATTGCAAAAAGATTTACTGTTTCTTCACAATGAGGCCCAATAAGATGTGCGCCCAAAATGGTATTATTATTTTTATCGATGATTGTTTTAAAGGCATATTCATCCACGTTTAAACGCCTTGCGTTAAACCAATTATCCACTTTTTCGAAATTGACATTGATATCATATCCCTTTTCTTTGGCATCATCTTCCAATAAACCTACGGTTGCCATAGTGGGTAAGGTGAAAACCACGGAAGGCATTGGGGGATAATTGACTTTTTTCTGGTCCCCCTTGATGATATTTGAAGCCACGATATGTCCTTCCAAAACAGCTACGGGTGTTAGGGGCAGTCCTCTTGAGTCCGCTGCATCGCCAGCTGCATAAACGTTCGCGTTCGATGGGCTCTGAAGATATTCGTTGACCTCAATGCCCTTTTTTGAGAAGGATATACCTGCTTTTTCCAGTTCCAAATCAAAAATGGCTGGGGGACGACCAGCGGAATTAAATACTGCTGCCGATTTGTAATTAGTTTCCTTTCCGTTTGAAATTCCTGTAGTTATGTAGCTGCCATCTTTCCGTTCAATTTTAGAAACTTCAGTTTCAAGGACGAGCTTGACACCTAAATTACGTGTGGCATCTACCAAATGTTTTACAATATCCTTGTCAAAGATTTCCAATGGACGTTTGCCTCGATGTACTATTGTTACCTCGGCACCGGAACGTGCGGCAATATGGGCGAATTCAAAGGCGATATATCCACCACCGATGAAAAGCAGGGATTGGGGTAATCCCTTAAGGTTTAGAAAATCCGTACTCGTTTTAGCAAGCTGTCCGCCTTCAAAATCTAAAACTTTTGGTTTTGAACCTGACGCAATCACAACTTTATCAGCTTGAATGGTCTCGTTACCTACACTTAAGGTATTTTCATTTATAAACGTAGCGGAACTGTGAAAGGTATCGATGCCGTTCTTCTTATACCCCTTTTCTATTTTCTTCGGCATTTCATCGACAAAGGTCTGTTTGAACGCCATTATATCCTTCCAGTTAATATCCGGAATGGTATCAATGCCTTTTCCTTTAAGCCTTTTGGCGAAGTCGCGTACTTCCGTGGCGCCGATAATTACTTTTTTGGGGTCACAGCCTCGCAGGGCGCAGGTGCCACCGTAAGGTAGTTCATCTGTAATGCCCACCGAAAGACCTTTTGAAGCGCATTTATTGGCGATTGTCATACCGGCCATACCCGAACCAATAACGAAAACATCATATTTTTTCATCTATTTATTTTCTTTAGCGGTATTCTCTACTACTTTGTATCCTGTTTTCTCTATGGCCTTTCGGATTGTGGACAAATCGGTTTTGGTCTTGTCAAATTCCACTATGGTGTTGGCATTTTCGTAGCTGGCTTTGACCGAAATAATTCCGTCCAACTTATTGACTTCGCTTTCTACGTGTGCCTCACAACCTGCACAGGTCATTCCAGCGACTTCAAAAGTCTGCTTTTTGATATTGGATTGAGAGACATAGACGATATCCTTAGTGGGCTGTGCATAAAATAGATTGGAATAGTACGGAAAGGCCAGCATCAATGCGGCGAAGAGTGTTACTATCGATAAGAACCGTTTGGATTGCCAAAACGTAGGTTTTGCATCATCCTCACAGGCGCAATCAATTTCTTCCTGAGTTTTCGGCCGTAGTTTCTGATACCAGGCAAACACCAAGACAATAATGGTCAGGCCGATAAGATAGGGTCTAAATGGTTCGACCCAAGAGAATGTTGATGCAATTCCACTTGTTCCGGCAATTAGTGCCAAAACAGGTGTAATACAACATATTGATGCTGCAACTGCGGTAAAAATGCCAGTATAAGCTGCGGTGTTTGAAGTTTTATTCGGTGTCATAATATAAAATTTCTAAGCTGTTTTCTTTCTTGTCGAAATTGAATTGAAAATTCCATTCAAAACATTGTCCTCACTCTTTACCAGCGAATAATATAAAGTTTGCCCTTCACGTCTCGATATAATAATTCCTGCATCTTTCATTTTTCGGATATGCTGGGACACGGCGGGAACACTCATTTCAAGAATGTCAGCAATATCGCAGGGGCACAATTCGTTTTCTATGTTCAAAAGGAATAGGATTTTAAGCCGCACCTCGCTGCCAGCAAGGGCCAGAATTTTGCTTGTTGCATTAAAGCTGACCAAAGAATTCTCTATGGTTTCCTTGCATCTCGATATTTGCTTCTTGTCCGCCTCGTTCCGTGTACAGGTTATTTCCAAGCTCATCTTTTTTGATTTATTGTGGCTACAAATATATCATTATTATATTATTTAAGCAAATACTTAAATAGTATAGCAAATAGCTTTGAACTATTAAAGAGTCCTTGATTTTTATTGTCCTTTAATTAAATCGCATCCAAAAATTTTCGGTTTTTGTCCACAGATTTCTTGAACTGCGTAGGTGTCATTCCCGTTACTTTTTTGAATTGATTGCTTAAGTATGCAACACTACTATAATGTAGTTGAAAAGCTATCTCGCTCAAGGTCAATTCATCGTACACAATGAGTTCTTTGACACGTTCAATCTTTTGGTTAATGACGTATTGTTCAAAAGTGATGCTTTCTACTGACGAGAAAAGGGAACTTAAATACTTGTAATCAAGGTTAAGCCTGTCACTGATAAAATCGGGCCATTTTATATCCAGTTCTTGATCGGAGTGATGGATTTTTTGCACCACAAAACTTTTCATTTGCTCGATAAGTTGGCTTTTTCGGTCGTTTATCAAACTGAAACCTGCATCTTGAAGCTCTTTGGATAACGACAACTTTTTTGTCAAATCAAGTGCCGAAATCAATTCTACTTCTCCCAATTTAATAGAAGTGTAGGGAATGTCCGATTTCTGTAAAATGGACGAAACCGCCTTTATACATCTGGGGCAGACCATGTTCTTAATATGAATAGTATTGCTCATTTGATCCTATGTTAACCATTGAATTTTCATGTTGACTACCGAAAAGCGTTGATCAAAACTAATATTGTTGCTATCAAGAACAATAGTACTATGGCAATTATACCATAAACTCTGTCTTTCTTACTAATACCATCCTTTGGCGGTTTTCTTTCCTTTTTTCTTCTTTCCCTTCGATTTTCGCTCATCATCATCCGTTTAAAATTCGGAGTGGGTTCAGTGCCGTTCCTCAGTCTTTAATTTCTTGATACTACTGTTCAACTATTTAGACTTGCTCATACAAAGCCATGATAAACAGCGTTACCAAAGTGTGTATCACAAACAATAGTAGTATGGATATCAAGGTATAGAGACCGTCTTTCTCAGTAAGTATGTTATTTGGCATAGCTGTCAGTTTTCCCCCTTTCTTCTTATTGATTCTTTGACCATCCTAATATATTATCGCATGGCTTGCATTCGATTACTGTAATGTGGCCTTTACTTCTCCACACGTTAACATGGCCTCTCCGTAATACGGATTACGAATCTCTTTTTCCAAACTTAACCAGTACGCACCTTTGTTACTATCCGCCATTGGGCAGTAATTAGTATATACCGTTTGATCAATACCAAAAAGCTGTACGCTGCTTATCATATGAGCAGATAAATGCTTGAAATGATTTCTTTGTTCTGCAATTTCAGAAGCATTCGCAATTGCGCTGGAAGAAGCTTTGATTTCTTTTTGAAGGGTCATCCAATGGTTATGCGCCTTCTCCTCTTCAAGTAATTTCATATCTACTTTGGCAAGGCTTTCTCCGATTTCTTTCGCAGAGGATTGGGCTTTATCAGCGTTGTCGGCGACCAAGGCATCTTTTAAAAGCGTGTACCCTTCAAAAACTTCTTTTAGTTGCCCTTGAAACTTTTTGGAGACCTCTAAACGCTCGTTCATTTTGGTATGGTCGACGGTAGGATTGGACGTTTCGCCACTTTCCGGTTGCATTCCCAAATGCCCTTCGTGACCTGTCATTGTCTTGCCACCCTCCGCATTCATCATGGATTTTTTTCCTTGCAATTGGGCAGCTGCATCCACAGTGAAGGTTCCGTTGGTCACTATTTCATCGCCGCTTTCAAGTCCGCTTAAAATGGTAAAGCTATCCCCGTTGGTATTTCCCAGTGTGACCTCCCTCATTTCAAAAATCGGTTCGTTGGGGTTGGTCTTTACATAGACCACGGAACGTTCGCCCGTCCACATTACGGCTGTCGAAGGAACGATGATCACTTCATCGGACTCATCGTTCGGCATGTCTATTCTGCCCTCTACGAACATCCCCGGTTTTAATAGGTCTTCCGAATTGTTGAGCACCGCACGAACCATTACCGTTCTTGTAGCGGAGTTCAACAGTGGATCTACAAACGATACCTTCGCCGTAAACTCTTTATTCGGATATGCATTGGTGGTAAGCTTTATCTCTTGACCTGTCTTTAGGGACGCTATCTGGTTTTCGTAGGCATCAAATACGGCCCAGACGGAATTCAGGTTTGCTATTTTATAGAGGGGCTGGCCCTGCTTGACATAGTCTCCTTCTTCGACCATTTTTTCGGTTACCGTTCCGGATACTGTGGCATACACGGGGAAGTTTTCCTGAACCTGCCCCGACTCCTCAATACTATTGATTTGTTTGTTAGAAAGCTTCCATAATTTTAATTTGTTACGGACGGCCTTGTATAAAGCGGGCTGCGATTCTTTCAAGGATGCCGCCGTAAGTAATTCTTGCTGTGCCGCAACCAGTTCGGGGGAATAGATTATGGCAAGTAGCTTTCCTTTCCCTACGCTTTCCCCTGTATAGTTGACATACAGTTTTTCAATCCTGCCTGCAAAATAAGTAACCTGTACGGCGTTGGCCTCTTCGTTTTCCCTAATCTTCCCTGAAAGTTTCAAGGAATTCCCATCCATACCGCCCGCACCAACCACAGTAGTACGTATGTTGGCCAAGGCCATGGCATTTTCGGTCATCTTGATTTCATTGGCACTAAGACCTTCGGCCCCGGTCTCCGCAGGAATCAAATCCATTCCACAAATAGGGCAATCGCCAGGTTCGGGCTGCATAATCTGTGGGTGCATGGAGCAGGTCCACATCTGTTCGGCCGTTTCGCCAGAGTGGTCGTGCGTATCCGACATATCCGACAAGTCCTTTACCGCCGCCTCATCCTCCGACGAACTGCTGAAAACAAGATATCCCGCTAACAGTCCAACGATGAGGGCCGTTCCAATATAAATGATGTTTTTGTTCATGATTTTAAGTATTAATGCTGTTTTATTGATTTAAATATTCAGTACAAATTGCTTGCCTAATTTTTGTTTTTCTTTTTAGTATTGCTTCGTCTTTTAATTTTTATGACCGAAGGTGATGATACATACCATAATAAAAACCCGCTCAAAACGGTTATTAGCCCTAAAAGCGAAAAGGCTCTAAGGACTATGGTATTGAAATCGTCCCTTCCCTGATAATCCATCGTATGGGTCATCCAAAGAAAGTCGAACCAACGCCAATCGCGATGGCGCAATGTTTGGAACGAACCATCTTTGACGGAAACATAGGCTTTTATATTTTCGGGTGTTTCATATGATATGGAATAGGCTGGAAGGGGCCTGCCTCGATATTCACTATGGCTCCCCACTTCCTCGATGCGTTCTATGTTTTTCACTTTCAGTTCAGGCAGCATATTTCTCCTCGCCACCTGAAGGGCGTCCTGTTCGGATATTTCAGCCTTTAAGGCCCCTGTTTTTGCATTGACCAATTGACTTTGATTAATCCAATAATAAGGCTCTCCTGCTATTTCCCTTAGTTCCAGAGAATTTATGGCATTGTCCTTGATATTTGTTGGACTAACCAAATCCGTATACACAGTTTTATCAACAGGATCTTGTCGAAATTGGTCGCCGTGTATCTCGTCAATGTCCGTCCAACTGAAATACATGCCGCTGATGGTCCACATCAGGAATTGGATACCTAAGAAGATACCTAGATAGCGATGCACCTTTCTAATCTTCAATGCTGTTTTTCTGTTGACCATTATTGTTTTTGCTTTATTCTTTATCTGTATTTTAATTCACGAAAAATCTGACTAGTATTCCACCTACTAACCATACATAACAGATATGGGAAGCATATTTTAGAACGCTCTCCAGCAATGGGCTTTTCGGTGCCATTTCGCTCATTGAGTGCTTTACATCCTTCCTCTTGAAAAAACCTAAGTATATGAGATATCCTGAAATTGTGAGGAAAGCTATATTCAAATAGAAGGTATAGTCAATTTTGAAATGCTCTTTGTCCTGAATCTTGACCTGCGATGGGTCCGGTAACATACCCAACAAATCGAAAGAGTAATGCAAGGCCAATGATGTTCCGATTAATGCTGTAAACAGTAGGAACAGAATGAAAAATGACATCTTCCACCCGTAATATTTTGCATTGATTCGTAGTACCGGAAAGACTACCAAATCACTAAAGATGAAAGCCATGACCCCTGCAAAACTTACGCCCAAAAGTAATGCCGCCAATGGAATGTTCCCCATTGACCCTATAAAAGTCAAAAATGCGGCAATAGGCCCTACAATGATATGTTCCAATATTTCTAGAAAAGTAAAGTCTGTATTGCCCTGACCACTATTGATAAATAGTGTCTGGAAGAAAGAATCGGGAACGAAGGCCGCTACGATTCCCGCAATGGTAAAGCCAACGGTAACGTCCTTCCATACCATCTGCCACTCCATTTTATATTTCTTGCCAACCCTTGCCCAACTATCTTCTTTCTTAATTTGCTTTTGCCAGTCTTTGGAACCATCCATCGCATCGTCATCTTCGCCCCC
Encoded here:
- a CDS encoding permease, with product MSEFLKQWGEAAYTTTGFFWMALWAFILGYIISSMIQIFVTEKRMQKTMNENEGKSVLLGTFFGFISSSCSFSALASTKSIFKKGASFISSMAFLLASTNLVIELGILISIFLGWQFVVGEYVGGILLILISWILIRIINPKKLIERARKNLGGEDDDAMDGSKDWQKQIKKEDSWARVGKKYKMEWQMVWKDVTVGFTIAGIVAAFVPDSFFQTLFINSGQGNTDFTFLEILEHIIVGPIAAFLTFIGSMGNIPLAALLLGVSFAGVMAFIFSDLVVFPVLRINAKYYGWKMSFFILFLLFTALIGTSLALHYSFDLLGMLPDPSQVKIQDKEHFKIDYTFYLNIAFLTISGYLIYLGFFKRKDVKHSMSEMAPKSPLLESVLKYASHICYVWLVGGILVRFFVN